The genome window TAAAGATGACATAACTGATCTCACTCTTTACATTTTTATCTGGAGGCAGAAGTGAATCCGCTTGGTCAAAAGCACCTCGTTGCACCTGTCTCATCGCCAGCACCAGTCTGGTCAAAGGTTTGGTTACGCCGTGGGATAACCATGCGGCCGCCAAGAGGGAGACCAGAATTAGGACAATTGTCACCGCCACAATCGTGCTTTGGAGCTTATGGAGAGAGAGATACATTTCCTTTTCAGGTGCCAGACCTGCCAACATCCAGCCGGTACGGCCCAGCTTCTTGAATACAAGGATGTCTCGCTGTCCTTCCTGGTTAGTGAGGTATGCCACACCGGATTTGAGCGGGCTGTTTCGAAATCGATCGATCTCTGCGGTAGCTACAGCACCTAACGTGTCTACCTGCTGTGACAGAATGGGATTTCCTTGCTCGCCCAGTAGAAAAATAGTGCTATTCTCCGCCAGATGTATACGCCGGAGCGGTTCCAGAAAGTAGGATTCACTGACATTCACCTTCATGACATTCTGCGCTGTAGCATGATGAAAGGTGCCAATAGGCATCAGCAGACTGACCACCGGATTGCCATGATCTCTGACACGTTCATGTTGATCGGTGTGTGCAGGTAACCAGCGTTCCCCCAATGTATAGAAATTCGTGTACCAGGATTCTTGTACAAAGGCAGGGTCATATGTTACCTGATTCTCGCTGCCAATTCGCAGTCCATTCCGTCGATAGATGGATACATCCGAGATACTGGTGTAACTGTTGGTTGCCTGAGTGAGGAAACGGCTCATCGCGAGGTTGGCCAGCATCTTTTCTCCTTCCGGAAGGTTAGGATCACTGATCGCGTTATCCCAGTTCTTGCCCATATCACTATTAAAAACAAGTGAGGCAACATCATAGATCTGCATCTGTACCATGTCTACGTATGAACCGTATTCCTCCATTTTCTCAAGAGCAGAGGATTCGATATAAGAGCGAATGACCGTGCGTGATTCCTTGAAGAGCAGGTAGGAGAGTGTGCCAAAAGCGAGGACAAACAGGACAACGATAAAGGCAATCAGGCGGTTTTTTAAAGAGAAGAACATGGATTTCCTCCTTCTACCGAGTCGACTTGAGCGCAGAGTAATTATAAAAATATAAAAAAGACTGCGTGATATGCGCAGCCTTTAAAGAATTAATAATGTAGTGAAGACCTGGGAGACTTAGAAACGAACCAGATTGTTGACGTTGATAGGCAAACCCGTGGCGATGGCGCGATTGGCCGCAATGCCCGTCAGAATGGATCTGGCACCGTCCACATGATTAGCTGCGCGATGGAACGGATCTTCTACAGGCTCTCCGAACAGATCATTCAGCAGCACTGGGTCACCACCGCCGTGTCCACCTGCTTTTTCCTCCACTTCAACCTCATATGGCGCACCGAACATCGGAAGGACCCGCAATGTTTTACCGATCAATGCACCTTCTTTACTTTTGTCACCTAATGAATTGACATAGGATTGCTCCACAATGTTCATCTCAATCCGGCCTTTGGTGCCGTTAATGGCAATGCGGTAACCTTCCCATGGCTGATAGGCAACGAGGGAGTACGTCAGAATGGCTTTGCTCCGATACTTCACAAGCACACCCATCGTATCCTCAATGTTAATGCCATCCCCAAATACGCTTTGATCCCGCTGATAACCATCTTCTGATTCGGCATCCAGATACATGGACTTCATATGAGCATCCGAATCCAAATGCAGTGCAAAAGGATCTTCCTTCGCGATCGGGTTGCCGGTTGCTCGATTGTAGAACTGCGTTACACCGCGTTCTTCTGCGTTTTCTCTGCCGTAATACATCAGATCACCGAATGCAAACACGGTCTCCGGTTGCGAACCAATCCAGAAATTCACCAAATCGAAGTGATGGGTGGATTTGTGCACGAGCAGTCCGCCGCTATTACGCTTGTCCCGATGCCAACGGCGGAAATAATCTGCCCCGTGGCGTGTATTCAGCAGCCATTCAAAGTGAACGGACGTGACTTTTCCGATGGTATCATTCAGAATAAGTTCCCGAATCTTCGTATGGTGCGGCGCATAACGGTAGTTAAAGGTAACTCTGACGTTCTGGCCAGTGCGCTTGACTGCATCCAGGATGTCCTGGCATTTCTCCTCATCGATCGTCATTGGTTTCTCGGTGACAACGTCACAACCCAGTTCCATCGCGCGAATGATGTACTTGTGATGGGTACGGTCAACGCTGGTTACGATGACATAGTCAGGCTTCTCGTTCTCAATCATCTGATCAAACTGATCCGCAGGATAGGTGGGTACCTCTGGATAATCGTACTTTTCCTTCAACAGTTGATTCGCGTAGTTCATGCGGACTTGATTTATATCACAAAAGCCGACAAGCTCGGAAGTATCCCTGTAATCCCGGGTTAATGCACCATAAAAGAATTCCGCACGGCCGCCGGTTCCGACTAATACATAACGTTTCTTGTTACTCATGTCTATCGCCTCCTTGAATATAGCTCTAGACTATAACAAGGGAGTACTTCTTTCGCCGCATTTTATGCGTAACCGCTTTCAAATGCCGCATATTTTGCTATAATTTATGGAAAGGAGAGAGGCCGACATGACAGAACCTTTCAGTGCAGATTTTCATGATCCCACGGATTTACTACATATTGAATATGATCGTCGCATTGGATATTTCTCGATGACGGATGACCACCTGCATGATCATTATGAGCTGTATTACCTGTTGTCTGGCGAGCGTATCTATTTCATCAAGGATCGGACCTACCGGGTAAAGGCTGGTGACCTGGTGTTTGTTGACCGCAATACGGTTCATAAAACCTTGGAGAGCGGCATGCCCGACCATGAGCGGATGGTATTGTATTTGAAGCCTGAGCTTTTTGCAGCCATGGCTATTTCAACGGAGTTAGTTGAAGTCTTGAAGGAGCCCTTCTGCTGGGAGATCCCTATTATAAGGTTTCCTTCACAGGTCACGGAGGTATTGCAGCGGATGGTTAGCGAAATGGTTGATGAAATGCTTCGTCCCCAGCCGGGAAGCAACCTATTGCTTCGTCACCGGGCTATTGAATTGTTGCTGCAAGCCTATCGTAATCAGCATCTGGGCAGGTTATGCTCCGATGATCGTGAGCCGGTTCTTCATCCCAAGACACAGGCCGTTGTTCGTTACCTGAATGAGAATTATCAGAAGCCACTGACACTACCGGAGGTGGCGGGTATGTTTCGCATTAGTCCGCATTATCTGAGTCGATTGTTCAAACAAACAACGGGCTTTACCTTCAGTGATTATCTGAATCTGTTACGGGTGAAAGAAGCACAGCGTTTGCTGCGGGAAAGTGAGGAATCTATTACGGATATTGCTTGGCTTGCCGGCTTCAGTAACTTCTCTCATTTTGGCAAGATGTTTAAGCGAACCGTACAGGTATCACCAAGAGTTTACAGGCAGGAAAACAAGGAATCGGGTTCCGTGAGGACCTTATGAGAGGGAGCGAGTATACGATGATTGAAGCGAGATTAAATGAACTGGGGATCACTTTGCCACAGGCCAGTGCCCCTGCGGCGAAATATGCCAATGCTGTTATTGTTAATGGCATCATGTATGTATCCGGGAAAGGACCTGATACCTCGGAACGTGGCAAACTGGGATCAGACTTCACAACTGAGCAGGGATATGATTTTGCCCGGAATGCCGGACTGGAAGTGCTCGCTGTCGTTCGAGATGTGCTGGGTTCACTGGATCAGGTGAAGAGAGTGGTTAAAGTGCAGGGCTTTATTAATGCGTCCGCTTCATACCAGGAACATCATAAAGTCCTGAATGGATTCTCCGATCTGATGATGGAGGTATTCGGGGATCAGGGTGTACATGCTCGTTCGGTATTTGGTGCCGTATCTGTTAGGGATAATTTGCCCTTGATCATTGATTCCATATTTCAAGTAGAGGAGTAGATCTAACCATGACGGAATCGACTTCATTTAATCCAATTATGTTAACGATTCCCGAGAGCTTCCAAACGGAACGCCTCACGATTCGTGCCCCGCAGTGGGGGGACGGTGCGGCAGTCAATGAAGCGGTCCGTGAAAGTGCGGAGCAGCTGCGATTGTGGTTGCCTTTTGCGGAGAAGATCCCGTCATTGGAAGAGTCCGAGATGACTGTTCGCAGAGCAAGACTGAAATATCTGGAACGTACCGACCTGATGCTTCATCTGCGAGACAGACACACGGATGAATTGGTAGGCAGCAGCGGGTTACATCGCATCGACTGGAATGCACGTTGTTTCGAGATTGGTTATTGGATTCGAACTTCACGAGCTGGTGAGGGGTTGATGACGGAAGCGGTGAAAGGCATTGAGCAATTTGCCATTACGCATCTGGAGGCGAACCGTCTGGAGATACGCTGTGATGCGCGTAATGTGCGAAGTGCCAAAGTAGCTGAAAGGGCGGGTTATACACTGGAAGGCACACTACGCAAGATGCGGCGGAATAGTACAGGTACTTTGGTCGATTATATGGTTTTCTCTAAAGTCAGAGGAATTGAGTTCGAGTAAAAGGGCGGGTAGATATGGAGCGAATTGGTCAGGGAAGAACTGCGGAAATCTATGCGTATTCGAACGAGCACATTATGAAGTTATATCGAATGGATTTTCCACTCGAAGCGGTCCAAAATGAATTTAGAATAAGTGAGTTGGCGTACAAGAAAGGACTACCCGTCCCACAAGCAATATCCTTAATAGAACATACTACGCCGCGTGTGGGCATTGTCTTTGAACGACTTCAGGGGAATACCCTGTTATCCCTTATTATTCAGCAACCTGAATTACTGGAGCAGTTGGCGTTCATGATGGCTGACTGTCATTACAGACTTCATTGCGAACGAGATGATGAAGGAGCACTGCCCTCCCAAAAGCAGATTCTATCCGGAGCAATTCGCAATGTTCGATTATTATCAGAGGGTGATCAAGCGCGAATCCTCTCATACTTAACAATATTGCCTGATCAACAGCAAATCTGTCATGGCGATTTTCACCCCGATAATGTTATGCTCAGTGATGCTGGCGATCAATACTGGGTTATCGATTGGATGACTGGTATGTCAGGAGATCCTGCGGGTGATGCGGCTCGAAGCTGGGTAATATTAATGAGCAGCACTTTGCCGGAGAATACAGAGCCTGCTGTACGAATGTGGTTTGAAACGGCTCGTGAGTCGCTGATTGAATATTACATGCATCATTATATGCAACTGTCCGGGATTACACGTGAATCAATCGAATCATGGATGCTTCCCGTTGCTGCCGCGCGTCTTGACGAGGATCTGCCTGCTCAAGAGGTGGAACAGCTGCTCAAGTTGGTTCAGGAACGACTTCGTCTGTTATAAAAGTTAACTTTAAGATTATTTACACAGACACTACGATGATAGGTAGGGTAGAGAACGAGAGGGGACGAATTCATGCTGCAATCATTAATGGCCATACAATCATACAAATCAGATAACACGCCGGAAGCCCAGCAGCCATGGCTGCAACTGCTGGCAGCAGCAGAGAAACCCCATATTAACCTCGAACGCATTCATTCCATCGCGGAACTTGAGGGAACGAATCCGGTGCTGGATTACACCGAGCGTACACTGCGTGTGCTGGAGAAGCTTCAGGTTTCTTTTTGGGTGCGAGAAATTCTGGAGGAGGTACTAATCTGGTCAGAGACAGCGAAGGCTGGATCACGTGAGCAGCGGCGTGTATGGCAGAAGCAGGGCGTTAATCTGTTTGTGCACAATGTGGGGTCCGCCCAGTTATACGATCTATACATAGGGGCAAACCACTTGGATAATGACATCAGTAAGAGCGGGGGAACGAGTATCAATCAACCTGGATCTCCGAGTGGTGACTATAGTAAGAGTACAGATATAAGCAAGCATGCTGTGTTGACTTCAGACATACCAAGGCATGAGGTTATTCGTATTCTAATTGCTACGCATGGACTTATTGGTCAATACATACGCGGCGAGATTCCATTTGCCGAGAATGCTCCGCTGCACGACTTGATCGCCAAAGGATGGCTTACTACAGAAGAACTGCACACCATACTGTTGGCATTAAATGAGTGCATTATTGCAGGCGTTGATCCAGCGTTATGGGTTCAGGTTCAGGCTGAGGTACAGCGAATTGTAGGCTGGATTATTGCTGGACCGGATCATGAGGACTGGAGCGTGAAGGAACGGTTATCCCGATTAAGAAGTTCATCCATCCGGCAGGGAGAAGCTATGGATACGGCTTATGCCAAACTTCAGACGGAACTGGATGTGGAACAGATACTGGCTCCGCTGGCCCATCGTACGCTGTGGTATGTAGAGTCGGCCATGCAGGATTTCTCGTTGCAGGAGATGGTGAAAGTGTTCCTGTTGACGCTACGTAGCGAGAGTATGACTCCAACATCCATCGAGAAACAGTCTGATATAGTCCGCCATATCAGCTTCGAACCATTGATGAATACGATGTATTACGACTACAAAGGGGTCAAAAAGCTCAATATTTACAAGAAACGAATGATTGAAAAATATTTGGAACAATACACGTGGGAACAGATTGCGGCAGGGGAGCAGATCGTCTATCCCCACCTAACCCATCGCGTGGAGCGTCATGTGGATCTGCCGGATACATTATTCGTGACCTTCGAATTTTCCCCCGCTGCCGAGAAGCTCATCGCATTCTGTATTGAAGCGGAAAAGTCACCATTATATGAGAAGGCTGTGCTGCTGTTATTTGACCTGTTTGGATTGCGGCGGGATGCCTATGACCGGTTCCACAACGAAGAAACGTATTTGTCCGATATGAACAGCTCCGGTGATTATAAAAAAGTACTGCTCGATTATATCGTCGGTAAACGGGTACTTGATATTGGTCCAGGTGGAGGGATTCTGCTGGATCTGATTGAGCAGGAAAAACCGGAAGTGGAGCCGATCGGTATCGATATCTCAGCCAATGTCATTGAAGCGCTGGAGCGCAAAAAGCAGCGCGAGGGACATCGCTGGCAAGTGATGAAGGGCGATGCCCTGCAACTGGAGCAATATGTGCAGCCAGGCACCGTGGATACAGTTATTTTTTCATCCATTCTGCATGAATTATATTCATATATTGAACTGGACGGACGAAGATTTAATTCCGATACGGTTGTAGCAGCGCTGAGAAGTTCATTTCGTGTACTGTCACCTGGAGGAAGAATTTTGATTCGGGATGGCATCATGAGTGAACCCGAGGCGCAAAAGCGCCGGATTCGTTTCCTGGAACCGGAGGGTATGCGCTGGCTGGAGCGGTATGCAGAGGATTTTCAGGGACGAGCGATAAAATATGAACGAATATCAGACAACGAGGTCGTCATGCCAATCAACGATGCGATGGAATTTCTCTACACCTATACGTGGGGGGAAGAGGCATATGTGCATGAGATACAGGAACAGTTCGGTATCTTTACGCCGACCGACTATAAGAACTGTATTCTAGAAGCGCTGGGCGAACAAGCCGAAATGATCACCTTCGAACATTTCCTTCAGGAGGGTTATACGGAAGCACTTGGAGAACGAATGATCTTCATGAAGGAAGATGGTTCCCCTGCATCTTTGCCAGACAGTACCTGCCTGATTGTTATTGAGAAGAAGGGGTTGGCGGACGGATGATGAGCGAGGCCAGTACGTTTTTGTATTTTGTTAGACATGCGGAGTCGCGGTATGTTGCAGGACAAGAGCGCGAGCGTGGGCTGACAGAACAAGGTCATCAAGATGCAGGAACGGTTGCCAGTCTGCTCCAAGGGGAGCAGATTCAACTGTTCTATTCCAGCCCTTACAGGCGAGCGGTGGATACAATTCAGATTCTGGCAGATCGGTCAGGTGGAATTGTGGTGACAGAGGAAGATCTGCGTGAACGCCAGTTGTCGAGTTCGGATGTAACGCACGATAATTTTCGTGAAGCCAAGCAGCGATTGTACCGCGACCCTACGTATGCGTATCCTGGTGGAGAGTCTGGTGAACAGGCTCGCTCTAGGGCAGTAGCGGTGATTGATAGAATTCTGAATAAACATGCGGGTCACAAGGTAGTCATCGGAACCCATGGAGACGTGATGACGCTTATTTTTCAACACTATGATGCTTCCTACGGTTATAATTTCTGGGAGAAGACTACGATGCCGGATATCTATAAGTTGCAGTTTGATGGAACGCACATGTTGGTCCAGGTAACAAGATTGTGGGAGTGACAGGTTAATATATGAGAAATACATTAAGCGTGATGAGAATAGAGAGGTGTGAGTTGAGCGGATGAAAATGACGCTGTTACCTGATACATACTTTATTGAAAATCTAAGCGTATCGCCATTACAGGATAGAATGTACTGCATATTTGATCTCGAAGGTACGGGCATTAATCCTGTGGTGGAGAGTGTGACACAATTTGGCGCGATGCATTACCAAAGAGGTCAACAATGTAATACAACATTTTCTTCACTTACACGGGCGGACAAACCTATACCAGAAGCTGTGGCGAAATTAACAGGCATTTCGAATGAGGATATGGT of Paenibacillus sp. FSL R5-0517 contains these proteins:
- a CDS encoding sensor histidine kinase, with protein sequence MFFSLKNRLIAFIVVLFVLAFGTLSYLLFKESRTVIRSYIESSALEKMEEYGSYVDMVQMQIYDVASLVFNSDMGKNWDNAISDPNLPEGEKMLANLAMSRFLTQATNSYTSISDVSIYRRNGLRIGSENQVTYDPAFVQESWYTNFYTLGERWLPAHTDQHERVRDHGNPVVSLLMPIGTFHHATAQNVMKVNVSESYFLEPLRRIHLAENSTIFLLGEQGNPILSQQVDTLGAVATAEIDRFRNSPLKSGVAYLTNQEGQRDILVFKKLGRTGWMLAGLAPEKEMYLSLHKLQSTIVAVTIVLILVSLLAAAWLSHGVTKPLTRLVLAMRQVQRGAFDQADSLLPPDKNVKSEISYVIFTFRYMISQLRQHIQNEFELKLLRQQAEYKALLIQINPHFMFNTLELVSSLAIQRRTEDTVQVIEDLGKMMRFSINTNDDLVPLTEELDYVQRYISILQTRFGHKLNISITKEGTLNALVIIKFILQPLIENAVKYSFQHQTTAQVQIRINRLDDRLHIRVSDNGPGIPAEIIHKMHHPDASPSLESILFNEGWHIGLGNVIARCRLHYGALFTVHMKNDESSGACIELTLPVQEEYDVQRINRR
- a CDS encoding Gfo/Idh/MocA family oxidoreductase — its product is MSNKKRYVLVGTGGRAEFFYGALTRDYRDTSELVGFCDINQVRMNYANQLLKEKYDYPEVPTYPADQFDQMIENEKPDYVIVTSVDRTHHKYIIRAMELGCDVVTEKPMTIDEEKCQDILDAVKRTGQNVRVTFNYRYAPHHTKIRELILNDTIGKVTSVHFEWLLNTRHGADYFRRWHRDKRNSGGLLVHKSTHHFDLVNFWIGSQPETVFAFGDLMYYGRENAEERGVTQFYNRATGNPIAKEDPFALHLDSDAHMKSMYLDAESEDGYQRDQSVFGDGINIEDTMGVLVKYRSKAILTYSLVAYQPWEGYRIAINGTKGRIEMNIVEQSYVNSLGDKSKEGALIGKTLRVLPMFGAPYEVEVEEKAGGHGGGDPVLLNDLFGEPVEDPFHRAANHVDGARSILTGIAANRAIATGLPINVNNLVRF
- a CDS encoding AraC family transcriptional regulator codes for the protein MTEPFSADFHDPTDLLHIEYDRRIGYFSMTDDHLHDHYELYYLLSGERIYFIKDRTYRVKAGDLVFVDRNTVHKTLESGMPDHERMVLYLKPELFAAMAISTELVEVLKEPFCWEIPIIRFPSQVTEVLQRMVSEMVDEMLRPQPGSNLLLRHRAIELLLQAYRNQHLGRLCSDDREPVLHPKTQAVVRYLNENYQKPLTLPEVAGMFRISPHYLSRLFKQTTGFTFSDYLNLLRVKEAQRLLRESEESITDIAWLAGFSNFSHFGKMFKRTVQVSPRVYRQENKESGSVRTL
- a CDS encoding RidA family protein, with the translated sequence MIEARLNELGITLPQASAPAAKYANAVIVNGIMYVSGKGPDTSERGKLGSDFTTEQGYDFARNAGLEVLAVVRDVLGSLDQVKRVVKVQGFINASASYQEHHKVLNGFSDLMMEVFGDQGVHARSVFGAVSVRDNLPLIIDSIFQVEE
- a CDS encoding GNAT family N-acetyltransferase, with amino-acid sequence MTESTSFNPIMLTIPESFQTERLTIRAPQWGDGAAVNEAVRESAEQLRLWLPFAEKIPSLEESEMTVRRARLKYLERTDLMLHLRDRHTDELVGSSGLHRIDWNARCFEIGYWIRTSRAGEGLMTEAVKGIEQFAITHLEANRLEIRCDARNVRSAKVAERAGYTLEGTLRKMRRNSTGTLVDYMVFSKVRGIEFE
- a CDS encoding aminoglycoside phosphotransferase family protein, whose protein sequence is MERIGQGRTAEIYAYSNEHIMKLYRMDFPLEAVQNEFRISELAYKKGLPVPQAISLIEHTTPRVGIVFERLQGNTLLSLIIQQPELLEQLAFMMADCHYRLHCERDDEGALPSQKQILSGAIRNVRLLSEGDQARILSYLTILPDQQQICHGDFHPDNVMLSDAGDQYWVIDWMTGMSGDPAGDAARSWVILMSSTLPENTEPAVRMWFETARESLIEYYMHHYMQLSGITRESIESWMLPVAAARLDEDLPAQEVEQLLKLVQERLRLL
- a CDS encoding class I SAM-dependent methyltransferase, translating into MLQSLMAIQSYKSDNTPEAQQPWLQLLAAAEKPHINLERIHSIAELEGTNPVLDYTERTLRVLEKLQVSFWVREILEEVLIWSETAKAGSREQRRVWQKQGVNLFVHNVGSAQLYDLYIGANHLDNDISKSGGTSINQPGSPSGDYSKSTDISKHAVLTSDIPRHEVIRILIATHGLIGQYIRGEIPFAENAPLHDLIAKGWLTTEELHTILLALNECIIAGVDPALWVQVQAEVQRIVGWIIAGPDHEDWSVKERLSRLRSSSIRQGEAMDTAYAKLQTELDVEQILAPLAHRTLWYVESAMQDFSLQEMVKVFLLTLRSESMTPTSIEKQSDIVRHISFEPLMNTMYYDYKGVKKLNIYKKRMIEKYLEQYTWEQIAAGEQIVYPHLTHRVERHVDLPDTLFVTFEFSPAAEKLIAFCIEAEKSPLYEKAVLLLFDLFGLRRDAYDRFHNEETYLSDMNSSGDYKKVLLDYIVGKRVLDIGPGGGILLDLIEQEKPEVEPIGIDISANVIEALERKKQREGHRWQVMKGDALQLEQYVQPGTVDTVIFSSILHELYSYIELDGRRFNSDTVVAALRSSFRVLSPGGRILIRDGIMSEPEAQKRRIRFLEPEGMRWLERYAEDFQGRAIKYERISDNEVVMPINDAMEFLYTYTWGEEAYVHEIQEQFGIFTPTDYKNCILEALGEQAEMITFEHFLQEGYTEALGERMIFMKEDGSPASLPDSTCLIVIEKKGLADG
- a CDS encoding histidine phosphatase family protein, translated to MMSEASTFLYFVRHAESRYVAGQERERGLTEQGHQDAGTVASLLQGEQIQLFYSSPYRRAVDTIQILADRSGGIVVTEEDLRERQLSSSDVTHDNFREAKQRLYRDPTYAYPGGESGEQARSRAVAVIDRILNKHAGHKVVIGTHGDVMTLIFQHYDASYGYNFWEKTTMPDIYKLQFDGTHMLVQVTRLWE